ACAGGTAATATACGAAAAAGATGCAGATACGAAAAGGAGTCCCGCCAGTATTACGAAAATCATGACGCTGATCCTGATTTTTGACGCTCTGGATTCCGGGAAAATCAAAATGACCGACGAGGTGGTTACCAGCGCCCACGCCAAGTCCATGGGAGGTTCCCAGGTCTTTCTGGAAGAGGGGGAGACCCAGACGGTAGAGACCATGATCAAATGCATCGTGGT
The sequence above is drawn from the Anaerotignum faecicola genome and encodes:
- a CDS encoding D-alanyl-D-alanine carboxypeptidase, with the translated sequence MKRLLALVLSMLLFLCPSHAAWGQEPDIAVASDMVIRSEEAKAVNAEGGPSIQAPSALLMEASTGQVIYEKDADTKRSPASITKIMTLILIFDALDSGKIKMTDEVVTSAHAKSMGGSQVFLEEGETQTVETMIKCIVV